One Helianthus annuus cultivar XRQ/B chromosome 7, HanXRQr2.0-SUNRISE, whole genome shotgun sequence genomic region harbors:
- the LOC110923050 gene encoding uncharacterized protein LOC110923050 isoform X1, whose translation MLLLQLILVRSPALRRWRKILKKKKNLSYLKCLEAVTSLTLISGKTLCIVTSLLTARILQGVRIAARLGLSFSKDIESAIHKHASSILSLSTFRIMMEIDYMLSYGAAESSLRLLHRFHILKILLPIQNWMPRGRKMTYIYTT comes from the exons ATGTTATTACTACAGCTGATCTTAGTCAG GTCTCCAGCTTTAAGACGTTGGCGAAAGATtctgaagaaaaagaaaaatttatCGTATCTCAAATGCCTAGAGGCTGTGACAAGTTTGACCTTAATCTCGGGAAAAACTCTATGCATCGTGACTTCACTGTTAACAG CAAGAATTCTTCAGGGAGTGAGAATTGCCGCTCGTCTTGGATTATCATTTTCAAAGGATATCGAATCCGCAATTCATAAACACGCGTCATCTATTTTGAGTTTAAGCACG TTTAGGATAATGATGGAGATAGATTATATGCTTTCATACGGGGCTGCAGAATCTTCGCTCCGTCTACTTCATAGATTTCACATTCTCAAGATTTTGCTACCAATTCAG AACTGGATGCCACGAGGGAGAAAAATGACATATATATACACCACATGA
- the LOC110923050 gene encoding uncharacterized protein LOC110923050 isoform X2, with protein MLYTRSPALRRWRKILKKKKNLSYLKCLEAVTSLTLISGKTLCIVTSLLTARILQGVRIAARLGLSFSKDIESAIHKHASSILSLSTFRIMMEIDYMLSYGAAESSLRLLHRFHILKILLPIQNWMPRGRKMTYIYTT; from the exons ATGTTGTATACCAGGTCTCCAGCTTTAAGACGTTGGCGAAAGATtctgaagaaaaagaaaaatttatCGTATCTCAAATGCCTAGAGGCTGTGACAAGTTTGACCTTAATCTCGGGAAAAACTCTATGCATCGTGACTTCACTGTTAACAG CAAGAATTCTTCAGGGAGTGAGAATTGCCGCTCGTCTTGGATTATCATTTTCAAAGGATATCGAATCCGCAATTCATAAACACGCGTCATCTATTTTGAGTTTAAGCACG TTTAGGATAATGATGGAGATAGATTATATGCTTTCATACGGGGCTGCAGAATCTTCGCTCCGTCTACTTCATAGATTTCACATTCTCAAGATTTTGCTACCAATTCAG AACTGGATGCCACGAGGGAGAAAAATGACATATATATACACCACATGA
- the LOC110925556 gene encoding uncharacterized protein LOC110925556, with product MEFASEKIMAISQEGVKDVKALSGVKDVKDSLDVKDDVISESTMEEFKYGGIIHQIDEYEKEDYMFGRVVLCDLILEHTILFRFYVIILFSKLSDVFLDGSSSTLKISINKI from the exons ATGGAATTCGCATCGGAGAAGATTATGGCAATTAGCCAAGAAG GTGTCAAGGATGTTAAAGCTTTGTCAGGTGTAAAGGATGTTAAAGACTCACTAGATGTAAAGGATGATGTTATTAGTGAATCAACCATGGAAGAATTTAAATACGGTGGGATAATTCATCAAATTGATGAGTATGAGAAGGAAGACTACATGTTTGGGCGAGTAGTTCTTTGTGATCTTATATTAGAGCATACAATTCTTTTTCGATTTTATGTTATCATCTTGTTTAGCAAATTGAGTGATGTTTTTCTGGACGGTTCAAGTAGCACTTTGAAGATATCCATAAATAAGATTTAA